The proteins below are encoded in one region of Peribacillus muralis:
- the rpoC gene encoding DNA-directed RNA polymerase subunit beta', translated as MLDVNNFEYMKIGLASPDKIRSWSHGEVKKPETINYRTLKPEKDGLFCERIFGPQKDWECHCGKYKRVRYKGVVCDRCGVEVTRAKVRRERMGHIELAAPVSHIWYFKGIPSRMGLVLDMSPRALEEVIYFASYVVTETGDTTLEKKQLLSEKEYRTYREKYGKKFQAAMGAEAIKKLLQDIDTEKEVESLKEELKTAQGQRRTRAIKRLEVLEAFRNSGNEPSWMILDVLPVIPPELRPMVQLDGGRFATSDLNDLYRRVINRNNRLKRLLDLGAPSIIVQNEKRMLQEAVDALIDNGRRGRPVTGPGNRPLKSLSHMLKGKQGRFRQNLLGKRVDYSGRSVIVVGPNLKMYQCGLPKEMAIELFKPFVMKELVQRGLAHNIKSAKRKIERLSPEIWDVLEEVIREHPVLLNRAPTLHRLGIQAFEPTLVEGRAIRLHPLVCTAYNADFDGDQMAVHVPLSSEAQAEARMLMLAAQNILNPKDGKPVVTPSQDMVLGNYYLTLEREGAIGEGMIFKDTSEALLAYQNGYVHLHSRCAVHASSLNNETFTEEQNGQLLITTVGKLIFNEILPKSFPYINEPTRYNLETKTPEKYFVEKGANIPELIAAQPAIDPFKKKILGNIIAEVFKRFKITETSKMLDRMKDLGFKYSTKAGITVGVADIVVLKEKQEIITEAQTKVDNVLKQFRRGLITEDERYDRVISIWSAAKDTIQSKLMDSLDRRNPIFMMSDSGARGNASNFTQLAGMRGLMANPAGRIIELPIKSSFREGLTVLEYFISTHGARKGLADTALKTADSGYLTRRLVDVAQDVIIRDDDCGTDRGLKISALREGTEIIEHLEERLVGRYARKAIRHPETNEVIVAENDLITEDLANYIESLKIETAWIRSAFTCNTSHGVCKKCYGRNLATGQEVEVGEAVGIIAAQSIGEPGTQLTMRTFHTGGVAGDDITQGLPRIQEIFEARNPKGQAVISEIEGTVVSINEIRDKQQEIVVQGAVESRTYTAPYTARLRVTVDTPVRRGEELTEGSIDPKELLKVTDVLTVQEYLLHEVQKVYRMQGVEIGDKHIEVMVRQMMRKVRVLDAGETEVLPGTLLDVNQFTTANTDALLTSKLPATGRPVLLGITKASLETDSFLSAASFQETTRVLTDAAIKGKRDELLGLKENVIIGKLVPAGTGMLRYRKANPVVVGDESTETVSVD; from the coding sequence TTGTTAGACGTTAATAATTTTGAGTATATGAAAATCGGTCTTGCTTCACCAGACAAGATTCGTTCTTGGTCTCATGGAGAAGTGAAGAAGCCGGAAACAATCAACTATCGTACGTTAAAGCCTGAAAAAGACGGTTTATTCTGTGAGAGAATCTTTGGACCTCAAAAGGACTGGGAATGTCATTGCGGAAAATATAAACGTGTTCGTTATAAAGGCGTAGTCTGTGACCGTTGTGGCGTTGAAGTCACTCGTGCCAAAGTACGTCGTGAACGCATGGGCCATATTGAACTGGCGGCGCCAGTTTCGCATATTTGGTATTTCAAAGGAATCCCTAGCCGTATGGGACTTGTCCTAGATATGTCTCCACGTGCCTTGGAAGAAGTTATTTACTTCGCATCTTACGTAGTAACTGAAACGGGCGATACAACTTTAGAAAAGAAACAGCTTCTTTCCGAAAAGGAATATCGTACATACCGTGAAAAATACGGTAAGAAGTTCCAAGCAGCCATGGGTGCGGAAGCTATTAAAAAACTTTTGCAAGATATAGATACGGAAAAGGAAGTAGAGTCGTTGAAAGAGGAGCTTAAAACAGCTCAAGGACAACGAAGGACCCGTGCCATCAAACGATTGGAAGTGCTTGAAGCATTCCGTAACTCCGGAAATGAACCTTCATGGATGATCCTTGACGTGCTGCCGGTCATTCCGCCGGAACTTCGCCCAATGGTACAACTTGATGGCGGACGTTTCGCTACATCTGATTTAAATGATCTATACCGTCGTGTCATCAACCGTAATAACCGGTTGAAACGACTGCTTGACCTTGGAGCACCAAGCATCATCGTTCAAAACGAGAAGCGTATGCTTCAAGAAGCTGTCGATGCTCTTATCGATAATGGCCGCCGTGGCCGTCCGGTAACAGGACCTGGTAACCGTCCATTAAAATCTTTATCTCACATGTTAAAAGGTAAACAAGGGCGCTTCCGTCAAAACCTTCTTGGAAAACGTGTTGATTACTCTGGCCGTTCGGTTATCGTAGTCGGACCAAACTTAAAGATGTATCAATGTGGTCTTCCTAAGGAAATGGCGATTGAATTATTCAAGCCTTTCGTTATGAAGGAGCTTGTTCAAAGAGGCCTGGCGCATAACATTAAATCCGCCAAGCGTAAAATCGAACGTTTATCTCCTGAAATCTGGGATGTCCTTGAAGAAGTGATTAGAGAGCATCCGGTACTATTGAACCGTGCACCGACACTTCATAGACTTGGAATCCAAGCATTCGAGCCTACCTTGGTCGAAGGTCGCGCCATTCGCTTGCACCCGCTCGTTTGTACAGCCTACAACGCTGACTTTGACGGTGACCAAATGGCAGTTCACGTTCCGCTTTCATCTGAAGCGCAAGCTGAGGCACGTATGCTCATGCTGGCTGCACAGAACATCTTGAACCCTAAAGATGGTAAACCAGTCGTTACACCTTCCCAAGATATGGTTTTAGGTAACTATTACTTGACATTGGAAAGAGAAGGCGCGATTGGCGAGGGTATGATCTTCAAAGATACAAGCGAAGCGTTGCTTGCTTACCAAAACGGGTATGTGCATCTGCATTCACGTTGTGCCGTACATGCATCGTCCCTTAATAATGAAACATTCACTGAAGAGCAAAACGGCCAGTTGCTTATCACGACTGTCGGTAAATTGATTTTCAATGAAATTTTACCAAAATCATTCCCGTATATTAACGAACCAACACGTTATAACCTGGAAACGAAAACTCCGGAAAAATATTTCGTGGAAAAAGGCGCTAATATCCCGGAACTGATTGCGGCTCAACCGGCAATCGATCCATTCAAGAAAAAAATTCTTGGAAATATCATTGCGGAAGTCTTTAAACGCTTCAAGATTACCGAAACATCCAAAATGCTTGACAGGATGAAGGATCTTGGATTCAAATATTCGACAAAAGCCGGTATTACCGTAGGTGTGGCTGATATCGTCGTTTTAAAAGAAAAACAAGAAATCATCACCGAAGCTCAAACTAAAGTGGATAACGTCTTAAAACAATTCAGACGTGGCTTAATCACGGAAGATGAGCGTTATGATCGCGTCATTTCGATCTGGAGTGCTGCAAAGGATACCATTCAGTCCAAGCTTATGGACTCATTGGACCGCCGCAACCCGATCTTCATGATGAGTGACTCCGGTGCCCGTGGTAACGCATCTAACTTCACGCAGCTTGCGGGTATGCGCGGATTGATGGCCAACCCGGCTGGACGGATCATCGAATTACCGATCAAATCAAGTTTCCGTGAAGGTTTAACGGTGTTGGAGTACTTCATCTCTACACATGGTGCGCGTAAAGGTCTTGCCGATACAGCACTTAAAACAGCCGATTCCGGTTACCTTACTCGTCGACTTGTTGACGTTGCCCAAGATGTCATCATCCGTGATGACGATTGTGGTACGGACCGCGGCTTGAAAATTTCAGCCTTGAGAGAAGGTACAGAAATAATCGAGCATCTTGAAGAACGCCTAGTCGGCCGTTATGCAAGAAAAGCGATCAGACATCCTGAAACGAATGAAGTGATCGTAGCTGAAAACGACCTTATCACTGAAGATCTTGCTAACTATATTGAATCTCTAAAAATTGAAACAGCGTGGATTCGCTCTGCCTTTACATGTAACACGAGTCATGGTGTATGTAAAAAATGTTACGGACGCAACTTGGCTACCGGCCAAGAAGTTGAAGTGGGCGAAGCTGTCGGTATCATTGCGGCCCAATCAATTGGAGAACCTGGTACACAGTTAACGATGCGTACATTCCATACTGGTGGGGTTGCAGGAGACGATATCACACAAGGTCTTCCTCGTATCCAAGAGATATTTGAGGCAAGGAACCCTAAAGGTCAAGCTGTCATTTCCGAGATCGAAGGTACGGTCGTTTCTATTAATGAAATCAGGGATAAACAACAGGAAATCGTTGTTCAAGGAGCAGTGGAGTCCCGCACATATACTGCACCGTACACAGCGCGCCTAAGAGTTACTGTTGATACTCCTGTCCGCCGCGGTGAAGAACTGACAGAGGGATCCATCGACCCGAAAGAATTGCTGAAAGTTACCGATGTACTTACTGTTCAGGAATACCTGTTGCATGAAGTGCAGAAAGTATACCGGATGCAGGGGGTTGAAATCGGCGATAAACATATCGAGGTAATGGTTAGACAAATGATGCGTAAAGTCCGTGTGCTTGATGCAGGTGAAACGGAAGTGCTTCCAGGAACATTATTGGACGTAAACCAATTCACGACTGCCAATACAGATGCATTGTTGACTAGCAAATTGCCTGCTACTGGACGCCCTGTGTTATTGGGTATCACTAAAGCATCTCTAGAAACGGATTCATTCTTGTCTGCCGCATCATTCCAAGAAACAACAAGAGTCTTGACTGATGCAGCAATCAAAGGAAAACGTGACGAGTTGCTTGGTCTTAAAGAAAATGTCATCATCGGTAAACTAGTTCCAGCAGGTACGGGTATGCTTCGCTACAGAAAAGCGAACCCTGTCGTTGTTGGTGATGAAAGCACCGAAACAGTGTCTGTGGACTAA